Part of the Oryzias melastigma strain HK-1 linkage group LG24, ASM292280v2, whole genome shotgun sequence genome, ATAATACCGGTAATTATTGTTTGTCTATTAAACACTAGGCAGACGTATCCCCTCCGATTGCTGTGGCTCCTCACCGAGAATCAAAGGTAATGTCAatgttttgagattttaatGCACAGCGCCTCCTTTGACAGCTGTCATTAAAGGTGCCATAATAATAAACAGACTTGACCTTGAACCTGAGCTTAGAGTTAAGACCATAAATGTGATTGTTTGCTTGTTAAACAAGGATGTCACCCCGGCCAATGCAGTGTCTGTTCACAGAAAACCACAGCTAACGTCAATGTTTATAGCCTTACACTCTTGtacttaattgttttttctgtgtctctgtaaacttctaaacagtttaaatagttgtttttacatttttgttggtttggaACAATATTTATAACTTTATCTTTATTggtccatttcattttttacaatttttagctCTTTTGATCTGTTGGTTAAATATTGTACttatccttttttaaataaaaataaaatatatgtccTACAAcctaaaatatgattaaaaattaactttgaTCATTTAATAACGGTATTGTAATACATATTTCCTCCTTATGtaacttttaatttaagattttcccTTTTGTGTCTTTAATGTCTTTTGTGTCAACAGTGAAGTACAAGATGGTGGTCTGCGGTGAAACCTTTGGAGCTCATCTTCAGCTTTTGGAGGAAATTCAGACTTTGGggttaaatttgataaaaggaAAGGATGAAGAAAGCTGCATCACCTTCCTTTTCTGTCCTGTTACATCTCGGATAGGAACAGATGCTGAAGCAGCCATGAGGACGGTCCCAGGTATCGGCTCTTTCCTCAATtagaatgataaaaatgttcctCAAACTATTAAATTTATATATCTAATCTCATATTCTACACTGTTTGTTTGTATATCATCCATAAAGTCACTGTTTTCTTTGGCCTTTGAAACccctaatttaaaatgtttgcttccTTCTGACTcgtagaataaataaatataatcttttACATCTtctcttctgttgttttctctATAGGGAGTGGTCCAGTCATTCTGGTCCTCATGCATTACTCCCAGGAGGTCAACCACGTCTCCTCCTCAGAAGTCATATCTAGTGACAGTAATGTTGTCTTGGAAGTCAATATTTTCTACCACAAGAATCTCAACGGTTTGTTGAGgtgtgaacaaaatgaaaacgcTCTCATTAAGGTAAAAGAAGAACTATTGAAGCATTGCAGACAAAGCAACTGTGTTATTCTTTAATAAAGTCTGCTGTGTTGTTAGCTTTGGTTGTGcagttgtttttgtaaaaaaggtAAAGCTAGCTTAAATGTCTTTAATGGCACAAACACTAGTCAAATCAAAATCTTGttcaaaattgatttaaaaaaattgggacattgagttttgttttcacattgaCCTTGTTCTGaataaatagacattttctttaagtgtttttgcTGAACTGGGTTACACTATGGACGGGTATTTCACTGTGTGCTGCAGAGATGTGCAGAAATCTGCTGTCTTGTCCTTTGATTAAGTCTGATGTGTTGTTAGCTTTGGTAGTGCAGTTAAAGTTATgtaatagttaaaaataagcttttacAAAGTGCAACAGATCTTTCATATCAAGATCTTTGTCAAAAGCTGAATTTATATGttcttcattattattattgtttataataaataatgattttccttttattttttttttgcataactgagttaaatttacaatatatcaaaaatatattttatgtgttgcagaaatgttttgttATGAAGAGGAAATATGAGGGCTGACctgtattatttaaataatggaTTTCTAATCTTCATtcttcttaacaataaaagttgatttaattaatggtctagatttgtttttttcaatgcatTAGCTTGTTTCTCTAATTTgtgtaataaaatattgtaaaagtaCAATGTGTTCCTTACCTCAACCTTTCTCTGGATCAATTTTCTCTGGATTTAAATAGATTCTTGCAACTGAAGCGTTTTGGaaagaaaatatgacaaaaaaaatctctacaaaattttttttttacttcctcaTCTAAGctagaatctggatcaaaactgtccggccggatagctccgatattgctccccattgttgttgcactgctaatgttgggttgggCTTGAGAGAGACAGCAAGCGACAGAGTGATTGTCATCGAGAGAGAAGCAAGTCAGGGCGGCTGGCCCACAACTAGGAGGCtaattctgatgaactcctgtctccacggagcttcttgatggacatttttatgtagcggcggtgaagatttacaccagcgagacacagagctatcatagtCAGACATCATCATAGGGGGACTTAGAAAAACAGattctgagacaaaaaaaataaagaaacttcagGGATACCCACTTTAATTCACCTTAAAGTCTGATGTGTTATTAGCTTTGGTCGTGTAATTAGTTTTTGTATCAAGGTAGAGTGATGTAATGATACTTTTTTGTCCACAGACAGCTTTCATATCAAAATCTTGTTCAATATTGaacataaaattgtttttttctcccttaaTTGTGTCcatgtttgaattttattaacaaatattGAACTTGTTCAGGTGCTTTTGCATGGTGCAGTATCTTATTGTGTGCTGCAGAAATTAcatgtaaacagattttttatagAGGGCAAATAATAAGGACCTTGCCTATATCCTTCAAGTATTGTTTTCATTAACAGTAAAATTCAGTTTCATTAATGGTCTAGATtgttaaatgtatttgattCTGTAAATCCTTCAGTACTATATGGACTTCAGTACTATGGATATGTATGATATGTTTTTCAACTCAATCTAACATCTGGATCTGCTTTCATTTTctgaacaaaacatttcaagacCATTTTTTagtacatatatttaatattgaGACTTACAGACCACTGTAGTTCCTGATGGTGTGTCTTTTTAGGACAAGAGTCTAAAAactttcaacacaaaaaaagatcattCTCACCTCGCACAAAGAAAAGCCCAGGAATAtaataggcaaaaaaaaattgctctCTGTCACTAGGACTGTCactattatgatttatttaaataaactatagggtttttgcatgaaaaaattatctaagtaaagaaaaaaaatgtaattttgttcaaagttaatatatatatattatattattattattatatattatatatattaatctCCTgcaagtttctttcaaaataaggcAGCCTGTGCAATACGGATCACATCCTTCAGGTTTACGTCAAAGAAAACTTAACaactcaagtaaaaaaaatgaaattgattaTAGTGGAGACATCATCTACTTAATGCTGCTCTTAAACAGGACTTTAACGGTTTATGATTCAATAGAAAACGTGATAAATCaagtaaatatttacttttatctttTCCCATCTTGacagaaactaaaaatgtttgtgcagcataagatcaATTGggctttaaacacattttaatatccAAAGCTTAGTCAGGATCAACCTTTGCATCAATATTTTGCTCTGTCTTTAGTAAAATGTGTATTCTAGAAGATTTAGTATTTAGGATTTAAAGATTTATACCTGTAGTAACTCTACCCAGTCTTAAGAAAAACGGTGACTTCAcctgtttgtttaaaaactgcatgaattttcagtgaaatttagtcttttattttagtaagcaaaaatacccccccccctcttttttttttttttttacatatttcatAGTTATATgtgtaattacatttaaaatatttatatatcttCCTGGAAAgcgtttgttttgattttttaaatgtttcgtCTCAGTCAAATCCTTAAGCTCCTCCCACCGGAGCCTCATCTGTGTCGTCACGACCGGGCACGATTCAGAAATCAGTTTCACTTTCTCGAAACGGCCAGTTGACATTTTATGTCTGTAAATATAAGCTGCATAGTAagttattatttcttttattatttttaagcttaaaacaaaTCATAATGTTAAGCTCTGACCCATTAATTTGACTTAATTTGTTGtgtaatttctttttacattttttaaagtctctCCTCTCGGTGTTTCTTCTATCTATCCTTGTTTTTataatactgaaaaaaataataaaatttttatCTAACATTATAACAGGTAAAACTAACTGGGACTTCACCGTTTAAAGGGCGAAACAATGTCGACTCTCCTTAAGGATATAGAAAAGTACGACGCATGCGCAGCTTCTGAACTGAAAAGTAagtcttttttattgatttcagaCTGATTGCTCTAAACtaaaggtctgcaaccttcaacacttaaagagcatTTGGGTTTATTTCTCTGAACAATTCTAATAGTTaactatttagaaaaatacatattgatTTGTACAGTATTGCTTCTATTAtgataaattcaaaataataattttggcatcaataaaacaaacgtaaagagaaaatagcttttttctaattatgaaACAGTTAAATAACAACGTTTGACAGaggttcattttaaaataaaagacactatGTCACAAAAGACTTATTtcatgcagcaaatgtagtggtaggtagttatttttaaaaaagcatctcAGTCAGAAATTTACAAATCTAACAgactaaaattaaattagagcAAATTACGTTTTTCTAATTatcttaaaatccttgaattttgtcaaaatgagaaaatccACCTTATAATCCGGACCCAAAATAATGAATTCTAGTTGGTTTTAGTGACGCTCCaaatgattttctgtggtacacagtgcaaaaaaacaaaacaaaaaaagacttgcaTATGGTCTTTAACTGTTGTGAAtgggttaaataaagtttcagttAATTTACTGTactttttctgtgcttttctaCTACTTCACCTCATagttttactttacagttactttttaaaattaaaaacattgtaattttGTTTCATCAGTGAGACACAATGGAGGGatgaaagagccacaggttgcagacttcCGTCTTAATATCCAAGGATATTTTGGCCCCGCCTCTGTAttttattcatgcttttattattCAGTCAAACCTGGTATTTTCAGAGGCAGATTTCCGGACTGACTCAGAGATCCGGACCCTGACTCCAGAAGACCTGCACGAGCTGTTCCCTGGACAAGAGAAGCTGTTGCTGAGGAAGACCATCTTTGAAATAATTCATAATCAGGTGGGAACATCTGAATCTATTCCACACGTGCAAACACATCCATGTGGAAGGTTATTTCaccctttttttcttgtctgaaaCAGAAGCGAACACGTCAGCGCCAGGAAAAACTTGGTTTGATCCCACAAGACACTCTCAGAAGTGTGTCCACTTGTCACTTTCACTTTGAATTTTCTTAATCTGAATTATTATCTGATCAAATGTTCTGATATTCTCTTCCCCCAGATGTTGTGATAGCTGAGTGCTTTGAAAGGATAAAGAACATGAAGGATCAGCTGGAGAAGATGCAGAGCGCCCTTGAAGCTTGTTATAACAAGCCAAAGGACATCAACAAAAGTATGGATTTTGAAAAACTCATTATGACATTttgttataaaatatttgtaatttgtaCCTCAAAATAAATTAAGCGTGTTTGGAAAAAGCTCTAAACACTGTAGATCTTTATACTTTCATTTATCTGTGCATTTAATTCTTGTGTCCGTTGTACTTTCAGacttctttaattatttaaattttaaatttcccTCTGTTTGTAACATGTAATGCAATGGACTTTTTATGGTATTATTgtatgtttcactttttagcttaaggtcattttttttgtttactagaTTCTGTCAAATCTTTTTCTGCTTCAAGGttacatttatttcaagatTTTCCCTTTTGTGTCTTTAGTGTCTTCTCCAGCAACAGTGAAGTACAGGATGGTGGTCAGTGGTCAAACCTTTGGAGCTCATGATCAGcttctggaccaaattaagagTTCAGGATTAAATCTGATTAAGGGAAATGATGAAGAAAGCTGCATCACCATCGTTTTCTGTTCCGTTGGAACTCGGATAGGAACAGATGCTGAAGCAGCCATGAAGAGGGTTCCAGGTATGTCACTTTCTTCAGTTAGAATGGTAAAACAATCTTTAACCATTTGAGTTTATACATTTCTAGTTATATTCTATAttgttaatttatattttattcatagaAGCGGGTCTATTAGATACCATATTGGAGATGTCTAAAAGACATAAGTTATCTACCTATAGTGTTCTGGAATATGTCTGCATATAGAGGTCTACTTTACATCTACTTGTAGACATATAGAGTAACAAAATAGAATTGTTAGTAAAATTCACAATAGATGTCTATTAGATAACTAATAGACATCATGTGTGCGATAGAAAGAAACCACCCAAATGGCTTGTTTACAACAGGCAAGGCATGATGGGCCCACAAAGCATTGTGGGTAACAGATCTAAACTGTGATGTGTAACAGACTTCCATGAATTTGTGTCATAATACATATCTTTAGCAGAAATAGTCTTGATTTAGTTATCTAATAGATGTGTCTGTTCATAGTGGAAGCTTCCTTCTTatgaataaaatctttaacatattttcctcctgttgtttttgttctcttcatAGGTAATGATCCGGTCATTTTGGTCATGATGCATTACTGCcaagagccaaaaaaaactcaCCCTACAGGAATATCCACTGGTTTTCCTAACATTGTCTTGGAGGTCCATGTTTTCTACCATGACAGACAGAACGGTTTATTGAGgtgtgaacaaaacaaaaaagctgtcATTGAGTTAAAGGAAGAACTGATGAAGCATCACAGTTCACAAAACTCAGGATCAAACTATTAAAATCAGAGCGGTGGACGTCTTTTCACTTGATCAAGTCTGATGTGTTGTCAGCTTTGGTAGCACAGTTAATTAAACTGACTATGTAAAGTTAAGTAATACTGCTTCACCCCACAAAAATTATTAAAGACACAGACAGCTTTTATACTAAGATCTTCAAAACTAAATGAGACACTTGGATTTTTAGTTTTGTccatatttacaacaaaaaaggaatgtTCAAGTGTTGGATTGGagtgagttatttttttcaacatggtAAGAAATATCTTGGAGTGCttcagaaatgtatttgttcATTCAAACAGGATTGTTATAAAgggaaaataattttatgtttttaagtatttttttaatcattttcctgcttattaacaataaaattctATTACATTAAgtgtctaaatgtttttctatacttgttttttttctgtaattcctGCAATAATATGATCTCTAAATGTATGATGTGTCTGCAACCTGTCCAAAGTATACCtgtctgggataggctccagcagccccgtgACCCCTAAAAGGGATTCAGTTTGGTGAGAAACTGGACTGATGGCTCTGCaaaattattttggaaataaataatcataaagGCTCAGTATTCgctattttaaatgttctaatgCTAACACAATTGACTGTTTTCATTTATCTGTGTCGTTTTTTGTTAATATAGGAGGTTTCTGTATTTAGTCCCGTTGTGTGTAGGACAGTGACGTAAGGTAACAGATGGACTTCTGGGTGTGAATGATAAGCCAGAATAAAGTGGTGGTCCTGCAAATGTTTGTCTCTGAGCTCCTTCTTTTACACATAAAGCTCTACATTACCAACACCGAACCCCAGAAAGCGCTACGCTAATAATACATTTGAAGGTTCAGATTGAAGGTTCTGGTTTTGAAACCCATCCGGTAATAAAGATTCACCAAATGCTCCATGTCTTCCATCTTGGTAAACACAGCGTTGGTGTTTTTTgtctataaattatttttttctaataaatgtttgacttttcatagatttacaaattttaaagtcatacatttatgactttaaaacaagtaaatgtattagaaaaaagtcagaaattgtgtctatgactttaaaaagtaatgtcTTTATTCTCATTAAACAGTTggagtgtttttattgtaagtttaaaacgttaaaattgtaatttaaacattgttttccCTTGTAGAAATGGCTCTAAAACTAATACtaacaaacaaatgtgttttatgtgtaatttaaaacatttctgtccCCCCTACGACCACCAGAGAGAGCCATCTCCTCGATATTAACCTATTCTCAATGTTTGATGTAGTCAACTACATCTCCCATCAGCCAACGCACATTGTTTTCGGACCCCACCATCTGTTCCAAGAAAAATCGACTGCCTTTCTTAGACTATTTCATTGCAGTTgcgtgtttttatttatttattttacatatatttttttattattatatgaCTTGTTGgagtagaagtaaaaaaaaaaacagttaaagaacCAGATCATTTCCCTCTATCTAtatatttgattcattttataaagttttaaaagtagtCAAAttgcttaattaaaaataagtcagtgtcatttaaagtgtgtttttacgtttgtgaatctatttttttaatgtatttttagttttgttgatAAAGTTTAAACGTTCTGGCTCCTCCTACACGCTTTTACTGTGACGCCACAccttaaaaatcagtttcactTCCTCGTAACGGTGAGTTGAATTTTTGTCTACAAATGTTAGGATTTTAATCCAACTTCACAACGAGTGACAGAACCGGGACT contains:
- the LOC112157842 gene encoding uncharacterized protein LOC112157842 isoform X2, whose product is MSTLLKDIEKYDACAASELKKADFRTDSEIRTLTPEDLHELFPGQEKLLLRKTIFEIIHNQKRTRQRQEKLGLIPQDTLRNVVIAECFERIKNMKDQLEKMQSALEACYNKPKDINKMSSPATVKYRMVVSGQTFGAHDQLLDQIKSSGLNLIKGNDEESCITIVFCSVGTRIGTDAEAAMKRVPGNDPVILVMMHYCQEPKKTHPTGISTGFPNIVLEVHVFYHDRQNGLLRCEQNKKAVIELKEELMKHHSSQNSGSNY
- the LOC112157842 gene encoding uncharacterized protein LOC112157842 isoform X1 yields the protein MSTLLKDIEKYDACAASELKMRHNGGMKEPQSNLVFSEADFRTDSEIRTLTPEDLHELFPGQEKLLLRKTIFEIIHNQKRTRQRQEKLGLIPQDTLRNVVIAECFERIKNMKDQLEKMQSALEACYNKPKDINKMSSPATVKYRMVVSGQTFGAHDQLLDQIKSSGLNLIKGNDEESCITIVFCSVGTRIGTDAEAAMKRVPGNDPVILVMMHYCQEPKKTHPTGISTGFPNIVLEVHVFYHDRQNGLLRCEQNKKAVIELKEELMKHHSSQNSGSNY